A section of the Parasteatoda tepidariorum isolate YZ-2023 chromosome 6, CAS_Ptep_4.0, whole genome shotgun sequence genome encodes:
- the LOC107444089 gene encoding bis(5'-nucleosyl)-tetraphosphatase PrpE [asymmetrical], with product MVSLIACFLNSIGKLIPKPHSYHTHAFGLPLPQAFHRSVDPAWLEEFEEILVIGDVHGCYDELKLLLKKANAEEDSVLKIFVGDLVNKGPKSKEVLNLLMNSTSMVSVRGNHDEVVLREYFESKNPNYKLSPENAWINDLRMDEVRYLVELPYTISLPSLNTIIVHAGLLPGMPLESNDIMDMVVMRNIIVSDYFWDGGLLATKNPKEGEPWASLWRGPQHVYFGHDAKRMLQCYSHATGLDTGCVYGNWLTGVFIKGKRKGEFVKQDALKTHKKTKSKD from the coding sequence ATGGTATCCTTAATTGCATGCTTTTTAAACAGCATTGGCAAATTGATTCCAAAACCTCACTCTTACCATACTCATGCCTTTGGTTTACCTTTACCTCAAGCGTTTCACAGATCTGTAGACCCTGCCTGGCTTGAAGAATTTGAGGAGATACTAGTCATTGGAGATGTGCATGGATGCTATGACGAACttaaattactgttaaaaaaagctAATGCTGAAGAAGATTCTGTCCTGAAGATCTTTGTTGGAGATCTGGTGAATAAAGGACCCAAAAGTAAAGAAGTTCTGAATTTATTGATGAATTCTACATCTATGGTTTCAGTTAGGGGCAATCACGACGAAGTTGTCCTACGAGAATATTTTGAGTCAAAAAACCCTAATTACAAACTGAGTCCAGAAAACGCCTGGATCAATGATTTAAGAATGGATGAGGTTCGATATCTAGTGGAACTACCTTATACTATTTCTCTACCATCGTTGAATACCATTATAGTCCATGCGGGACTTTTACCTGGAATGCCATTGGAGAGTAATGATATCATGGATATGGTTGTAATGAGGAATATAATTGTATCAGATTATTTCTGGGATGGTGGTCTTTTGGCGACCAAAAATCCAAAGGAAGGAGAACCGTGGGCATCACTTTGGAGAGGTCCACAACATGTATATTTTGGACATGATGCCAAGCGAATGTTGCAGTGCTATTCACATGCTACAGGTCTGGATACCGGCTGTGTGTATGGAAACTGGTTAACAGGAGTTTTTATTAAAGGTAAAAGAAAAGGAGAATTTGTGAAGCAAGATGCGTtgaaaacacacaaaaaaacgAAGTCTAAAGACTAA